The DNA window CACGACTGCGCCGCCTCATCGGGCGCCGGGGCGCGGACGTGTTCCGCGACGACCCCGACGTCTTCCCTTCGGGGGTTCCCTGGGAAACGCTGGTGGCCGACCTGGAGCGGATACACCGCCAACCGGACCTGCCGCCGGTGCTGCACCTGCCGGAGTCGGTGGACTTCGTCCGGAAGCTGCACGCCGAAGGCGTCCCGCTCGGCCTGGTCACCTCGGCCGGCCGGGACTGGGCACGACTGGCCCTGACCGAGCTGGGAATCGACGAGCTGTTCGCGACGCTGGTCACGGCGGCCGACGTCACGACCGGCAAACCCGACCCGCAGGGCTATGAGGCCGGGGCGCGCGCCCTAGGGTACGCGCCGGAACACGTCGTGGTGTTCGAGGACGCCCCCGCCGGAGTGGCCGCCGGCAAACGCGCCGGCATGCGCGTCGTGGGGATCACGACGACACACGAGCCCGAGACGTTGAGCAGCGCGGACCTCATCGTCGACCAACTGACCGAGGTGGACTGGCCTCGGATCGCTCCGCGAAGCCGACAGACGTAAGGAAGAGGTGGACCAGTGGCGGAACGCTGGGTCAAAGTCGCGTCCGAGGTCGGGCTGCACGCCCGTCCCGCCGCCCAGTTC is part of the Haloactinospora alba genome and encodes:
- a CDS encoding HAD family hydrolase, encoding MRLLDDNRPRAALFDLDGTLINSEPRSLAVWSRLLGSYGVDCDETRLRRLIGRRGADVFRDDPDVFPSGVPWETLVADLERIHRQPDLPPVLHLPESVDFVRKLHAEGVPLGLVTSAGRDWARLALTELGIDELFATLVTAADVTTGKPDPQGYEAGARALGYAPEHVVVFEDAPAGVAAGKRAGMRVVGITTTHEPETLSSADLIVDQLTEVDWPRIAPRSRQT